A stretch of the Brevundimonas sp. MF30-B genome encodes the following:
- a CDS encoding fumarylacetoacetate hydrolase family protein: MKLASLKHGRDGRLVVVSQDLNWFTDAFLIAPTLQAALDDWEACEPELRALAESLEHEAVPRGRFHEREAAAPLPRAYQWADGSAYVNHVQLVRQARGAEMPESFWTDPLMYQGGSDSMLGPRDPIPLADEAWGCDLEAEIVVVTGDVPQGVSREEALNHIRLVGLVNDVSLRNLIPAELGKGFGFVQSKPASALSPVFVTPDALGERWKDGKLHGALEVQLNGADFGRADAGVDMTFDFGTLIAHLAKTRSLGAGSIIGSGTVSNRDADGGPGKPVAEGGLGYSCLAEVRTVETILRGKPETPFLKAGDTVRIEMLDERRHSIFGAIEQTVQSA; encoded by the coding sequence ATGAAACTCGCCTCGCTCAAGCACGGCCGCGACGGCCGCCTCGTGGTCGTCTCCCAGGACCTGAACTGGTTCACCGACGCCTTCCTGATCGCCCCCACATTGCAGGCCGCGCTCGACGACTGGGAGGCTTGCGAGCCCGAACTGCGCGCCCTGGCCGAAAGCCTGGAGCACGAGGCCGTGCCGCGCGGCCGCTTCCACGAGCGCGAGGCCGCCGCTCCCCTGCCGCGCGCCTATCAGTGGGCCGACGGCTCCGCCTATGTGAACCACGTCCAGCTGGTGCGTCAGGCGCGCGGGGCGGAGATGCCCGAGAGCTTCTGGACCGATCCGCTGATGTATCAGGGCGGTTCGGACTCCATGCTGGGGCCGCGCGATCCCATCCCGCTGGCCGACGAGGCCTGGGGCTGCGACCTGGAGGCCGAGATCGTGGTCGTCACCGGCGACGTGCCTCAGGGCGTGTCGCGTGAAGAGGCGCTGAACCACATCCGCCTGGTCGGCCTGGTCAACGACGTGTCGCTGCGCAATCTGATCCCGGCCGAGCTGGGCAAGGGCTTCGGCTTCGTCCAGTCCAAGCCCGCCAGCGCCCTGTCGCCCGTCTTCGTGACGCCCGACGCCCTGGGCGAGCGCTGGAAGGACGGCAAGCTGCACGGCGCGCTGGAGGTCCAGCTGAACGGCGCCGACTTCGGCCGCGCCGACGCCGGCGTGGACATGACCTTCGACTTCGGCACCCTGATCGCCCATCTGGCCAAGACCCGCTCGCTCGGCGCCGGTTCGATCATTGGTTCGGGCACAGTGTCCAACCGCGACGCCGACGGCGGGCCGGGCAAGCCGGTCGCCGAGGGCGGCCTGGGCTACTCGTGCCTGGCGGAAGTCCGCACGGTCGAGACCATCCTGCGCGGCAAGCCCGAGACGCCCTTCCTCAAGGCCGGCGACACGGTTCGGATCGAAATGCTGGACGAGCGGCGCCACTCGATCTTCGGCGCCATAGAGCAGACGGTTCAGAGCGCCTGA
- the cobT gene encoding cobaltochelatase subunit CobT — protein MADTPAETFKRALAHAARALAEQAELEVAFGSDGPKLSNGVLTLPHPPRDPAGPESATLRGQADRLALRLANHDEALGGRLRPADSQAAEVFEAAEQARVESLGARSLAGVRSNLDAALLTRLEKTGALRAEAERVPVSEAVSLLVRERLTGHRAPDGAGTMLDRVRGDLEGKAGAALDALAQAADDQAAFADKFRDVLRALDLDPGDGRGDDASDDLGEDQPEPQEPEASDQDDEDEQLPDAGEGQSLEGSADDEGADQEREARPDGAPADPNGEPGPDDPELGEGERPNRTQNADDGRAVNAYHAFTTAFDEVIDAADLCDPVELDRLRALLDQQLTVLSSVVSRLANRLQRRLMAQQNRSWIFDLEEGVLDTARLTRVVTDPASPLSFKAESESPFRDTVVTLLLDNSGSMRGRPIMVAAVCADILARTLERCGVKVEILGFTTRAWKGGQSREAWISAGKPPNPGRLNDLRHIIYKSADAPWRRAKKNLGLMMREGLLKENIDGEALEWAHGRLMARSEARRILMVISDGSPVDDSTQSANAALYLDKHLRQVIAEIEDRSPVELLAIGIGHDVTRWYRRAVTLVDVEQLAGAMIEKLAELFDAETAGPRRNRAA, from the coding sequence ATGGCCGATACGCCCGCCGAGACCTTCAAGCGCGCCCTGGCGCACGCCGCCCGCGCTCTGGCCGAACAGGCCGAGCTGGAGGTCGCCTTTGGCTCTGACGGGCCGAAGCTGTCCAACGGCGTCCTGACCCTGCCGCATCCGCCGCGCGATCCGGCCGGCCCCGAGAGCGCGACCCTGCGCGGTCAGGCCGACCGTCTGGCCCTGCGCCTGGCCAATCACGACGAGGCTCTGGGCGGGCGGCTGCGTCCGGCTGACAGCCAGGCCGCCGAGGTGTTCGAGGCGGCGGAGCAGGCGCGGGTGGAATCCCTGGGCGCGCGGTCGCTGGCGGGGGTGCGGTCCAATCTGGACGCGGCGCTGTTGACCCGGCTGGAGAAGACCGGCGCCCTGCGCGCCGAGGCCGAGCGGGTGCCCGTGTCCGAGGCCGTGAGCCTTCTGGTGCGCGAGCGGCTGACAGGCCACCGCGCGCCCGACGGCGCCGGGACCATGCTGGACCGCGTGCGCGGCGACCTGGAGGGCAAGGCCGGCGCCGCGCTCGACGCCCTGGCTCAGGCCGCCGATGACCAGGCCGCCTTCGCCGACAAGTTCCGCGATGTGCTGCGCGCCCTGGACCTGGATCCCGGCGACGGGCGCGGCGACGACGCGTCCGACGACCTGGGCGAGGATCAGCCCGAGCCCCAGGAGCCCGAGGCCTCGGATCAGGACGACGAGGACGAACAGCTGCCTGACGCCGGCGAGGGCCAGTCGCTGGAAGGCTCGGCCGACGACGAGGGCGCCGATCAGGAGCGCGAGGCTCGCCCCGATGGCGCGCCGGCAGACCCGAACGGCGAGCCCGGTCCCGACGACCCGGAGCTGGGCGAGGGCGAGCGCCCCAACCGGACGCAGAACGCCGACGACGGCCGCGCCGTCAACGCCTATCACGCCTTCACCACCGCCTTCGACGAGGTGATCGACGCCGCCGACCTGTGCGATCCGGTCGAGCTGGACCGCTTGCGCGCCCTGCTGGATCAGCAGCTGACGGTCCTCTCCAGCGTGGTGTCGCGCCTGGCCAACCGGCTGCAGCGCCGCCTGATGGCCCAGCAGAACCGCAGCTGGATCTTCGACCTGGAGGAGGGCGTGCTGGACACTGCGCGGCTGACCCGCGTCGTCACCGACCCCGCCAGCCCCCTGTCATTCAAGGCCGAGAGCGAGAGCCCTTTCCGAGACACGGTGGTGACCCTGCTGCTCGACAACTCGGGCTCGATGCGCGGCCGGCCGATCATGGTGGCGGCGGTCTGCGCCGACATTCTGGCGCGCACGCTTGAGCGGTGCGGCGTCAAGGTCGAGATCCTGGGCTTCACCACCCGCGCCTGGAAGGGCGGACAGTCGCGTGAGGCCTGGATCAGCGCCGGCAAACCGCCCAATCCGGGCCGCCTGAACGACTTGCGCCACATTATCTACAAGTCCGCCGACGCGCCCTGGCGCCGGGCCAAAAAGAACCTGGGGCTGATGATGCGCGAGGGCCTGCTGAAGGAAAACATCGACGGCGAGGCGCTGGAGTGGGCGCACGGCCGGCTGATGGCCCGCAGCGAGGCGCGGCGCATCCTCATGGTCATTTCCGACGGCTCGCCGGTCGACGATTCCACCCAGTCAGCCAACGCCGCCCTATATCTGGACAAGCACCTGCGCCAGGTGATCGCCGAAATCGAGGATCGCTCGCCGGTCGAATTGCTGGCCATCGGCATCGGCCACGACGTGACCCGCTGGTACCGCCGCGCCGTGACGCTTGTCGACGTCGAGCAGCTTGCCGGGGCCATGATCGAGAAGCTGGCCGAACTGTTCGACGCCGAGACAGCCGGCCCTCGCCGCAATCGGGCGGCCTGA
- a CDS encoding electron transfer flavoprotein subunit beta/FixA family protein, translating into MKVLVPVKRVIDSNVKARVKADQSGVDLANVKMSMNPFCEIAVEEAVRMKEGKGHAAGAVSEIVAVSIGPAQAQETIRTALAMGADRGVLIQSDTDLEPLAVAKLLKAVVDEEQPDLVLMGKQSIDGDNNAVGQMLAALLDWPQATFAAKIELADGKANVTREVDGGVQTVAVQLPAVVTTDLRLNTPRYASLPNIMKAKKKEIATKAVADYGVDVAPRLKVLKVAEPPKRGAGVKVNSAEDLVAALKSAGAL; encoded by the coding sequence ATGAAGGTACTCGTCCCCGTCAAACGGGTGATCGATTCGAACGTGAAGGCTCGCGTCAAGGCGGACCAGAGCGGCGTCGATCTGGCCAATGTGAAGATGAGCATGAACCCCTTCTGCGAGATCGCGGTCGAGGAAGCCGTGCGCATGAAGGAAGGCAAGGGCCACGCGGCCGGCGCCGTGTCGGAGATCGTGGCCGTCTCGATCGGGCCGGCTCAGGCGCAGGAGACGATCCGCACCGCCCTGGCCATGGGCGCGGATCGCGGCGTGCTGATCCAGTCGGACACGGATCTTGAGCCGCTGGCGGTCGCCAAGCTGCTGAAGGCGGTGGTTGACGAGGAGCAGCCCGATTTGGTGCTGATGGGCAAACAGTCGATCGACGGCGACAACAATGCGGTCGGTCAGATGCTGGCGGCGCTGCTGGACTGGCCCCAGGCCACCTTCGCCGCCAAGATCGAACTGGCCGACGGCAAGGCCAATGTGACGCGTGAAGTGGACGGCGGCGTGCAGACCGTGGCCGTGCAGCTGCCAGCCGTGGTGACCACGGACCTGCGCCTGAACACGCCGCGCTATGCGTCCCTGCCCAACATCATGAAGGCCAAGAAGAAGGAGATCGCCACGAAGGCGGTCGCCGACTACGGCGTGGACGTCGCGCCGCGCCTCAAGGTCCTCAAGGTCGCCGAGCCGCCCAAGCGCGGCGCCGGCGTCAAGGTGAACTCGGCCGAAGACCTGGTCGCTGCCCTCAAGTCTGCGGGAGCTCTGTAA
- a CDS encoding electron transfer flavoprotein subunit alpha/FixB family protein, protein MAVLVIADHDGSAVRDTTAKTVTAASKLSGDIDILVVGQGAQAAADSAAKISGVRKVLLAESAELGKTLAEAVEATVLPLADAYDAILTPANMDGKNFAPRIAARLDVAPISDIVEVVSADTFVRPIYAGNALETIQSSDAKKVITVRPTAFDAAPDGGSASVEAIAGADAPKTDFVSEEMVKSDRPELGAAKIIVSGGRALGSAEEFHAVMDPLADKLGAAVGASRAAVDAGYAPNDYQVGQTGKVVAPQLYIAIGISGAIQHLAGMKDSKTIVAINKDADAPIFQVADYGLVADYKTAVPELMKALG, encoded by the coding sequence ATGGCTGTCCTCGTCATCGCCGATCACGACGGCTCGGCCGTTCGCGACACCACCGCCAAGACCGTGACCGCCGCGTCCAAGCTGAGCGGCGACATCGACATCCTGGTCGTGGGGCAGGGCGCACAGGCCGCCGCCGACAGCGCCGCCAAGATCTCGGGCGTGCGCAAGGTGCTGCTGGCCGAAAGCGCCGAGCTGGGCAAGACCCTGGCCGAGGCCGTGGAGGCCACTGTGCTGCCTCTCGCTGACGCCTATGACGCCATTCTGACGCCGGCCAACATGGACGGAAAGAATTTCGCACCGCGCATCGCCGCCAGGCTGGACGTGGCTCCGATCTCGGACATCGTCGAGGTCGTCTCGGCCGACACCTTCGTGCGGCCGATCTACGCCGGCAATGCGCTGGAGACGATCCAGTCGTCGGACGCCAAGAAGGTCATCACCGTGCGCCCGACCGCCTTCGACGCGGCGCCCGACGGGGGCTCGGCCTCGGTCGAAGCCATCGCCGGCGCCGACGCGCCCAAGACGGACTTTGTCTCCGAGGAGATGGTCAAGTCGGATCGTCCCGAACTGGGCGCCGCCAAGATCATCGTTTCGGGCGGCCGCGCCCTGGGCTCGGCCGAGGAGTTCCACGCCGTGATGGACCCGCTGGCCGACAAGCTGGGCGCCGCCGTCGGCGCCTCCAGAGCCGCCGTGGACGCGGGCTATGCGCCGAACGACTATCAGGTCGGCCAGACCGGCAAGGTCGTCGCCCCCCAGCTCTACATCGCCATCGGCATCTCGGGCGCCATCCAACACCTGGCGGGGATGAAGGACTCCAAGACCATCGTCGCCATCAACAAGGACGCCGACGCCCCCATATTCCAGGTGGCGGACTATGGCCTGGTCGCCGACTACAAGACGGCCGTGCCGGAGCTGATGAAGGCTCTGGGCTGA
- a CDS encoding autorepressor SdpR family transcription factor encodes MSRVFKALSDPTRRAVLQLLRQGPMSAGDLSDRFDVSRPTMSAHFAVLREADLVHAEKSGKSIIYHLKLSVLEEALLGFVHSFGAAAQSAEPEETTK; translated from the coding sequence ATGAGCCGCGTCTTCAAGGCCCTCTCCGATCCGACCCGCCGCGCGGTGCTTCAGCTGCTGCGCCAGGGGCCCATGAGCGCCGGCGATCTGAGCGACCGGTTCGATGTCTCGCGCCCCACCATGTCAGCCCATTTCGCCGTCCTCAGGGAGGCGGACCTGGTCCACGCCGAGAAGTCGGGCAAGTCGATCATCTATCACCTGAAGCTGTCGGTGCTCGAAGAGGCGCTGCTCGGCTTTGTCCATTCATTCGGTGCGGCGGCTCAATCCGCCGAACCCGAGGAGACGACGAAATGA
- a CDS encoding ammonium transporter gives MNTDIRSAMVWAGGLIVIALAATVARQQGWIEGEAVNRIVLGAIGLMVAWYGNRMPKAFAPNGHARRVARVGGWSMALSGLAYACLWAFAPPTVALVVGCGAILAGIAVTFAFCVLQRGRAQAA, from the coding sequence ATGAACACCGACATTCGTTCCGCCATGGTCTGGGCCGGCGGACTGATCGTGATCGCCCTGGCGGCCACCGTGGCCCGTCAACAGGGCTGGATAGAGGGCGAGGCGGTGAACCGCATCGTGCTGGGCGCCATAGGCCTGATGGTCGCCTGGTACGGCAACCGCATGCCAAAGGCCTTTGCGCCGAACGGCCACGCCCGTCGCGTGGCGCGGGTCGGAGGATGGTCGATGGCGCTGAGCGGCCTGGCCTACGCCTGTCTCTGGGCTTTCGCGCCCCCCACGGTGGCGCTCGTCGTCGGGTGCGGCGCGATACTGGCCGGCATCGCCGTGACTTTCGCCTTCTGCGTGTTGCAGCGCGGGCGGGCCCAAGCGGCCTGA
- a CDS encoding amidohydrolase: MRQMLTRGACAAALVLVVSACASTGDSASTSEAPKRERAPMAAGLDAAANPDPYPSTYRGLPRENIAIVGGVVLTGAGQKIDNGVVIVTDGRVAAVGDASTPVPGGHRVVDARGRFVTPGIIDVHSHLGVYPSPGVMGMSDGNEATNPNTAQVWAEHSLWPQDPGFNTARAGGVTTMHILPGSANLFGGRGVTVRNVPSVTMQGMKFPNAPYTVKMACGENPSRVYGGRNQSPATGMGNMAGYRAAFIAAQDYREKWDKWRRTGEGTPPTRNLQNETLAGVLDGSILVQNHCYRADEMALMLDLGREFDFKITAFHHAIEAYKLAPRLAREGVCAAMWTGWWGFKMEALDGIEENAALVDVPQNSCAVIHSDDAELIQRLNQEAAAALSAGRRAGMNISEEHAIRWITLNAARALGIADETGSLEAGKRADVVIWSADPFSIYARADQVFIDGALSFDRSNPAYQPVSDFELGQPGYGLSAANVREGAR; this comes from the coding sequence ATGCGTCAAATGCTCACGCGCGGGGCCTGCGCGGCCGCGCTTGTTCTCGTCGTCTCGGCCTGCGCCTCGACGGGCGACAGCGCCTCGACATCCGAAGCTCCCAAGCGTGAGCGGGCGCCGATGGCCGCGGGCCTGGACGCCGCCGCCAATCCCGACCCCTATCCCTCGACCTATCGCGGCCTGCCGCGCGAAAACATCGCCATCGTCGGCGGGGTGGTGCTGACCGGCGCCGGTCAGAAGATCGACAACGGCGTGGTGATCGTCACCGACGGCCGGGTCGCCGCGGTCGGCGACGCCTCCACCCCCGTGCCCGGCGGCCACCGTGTGGTCGATGCGCGCGGACGCTTCGTGACCCCGGGCATCATCGACGTGCACAGCCACCTGGGCGTCTATCCCTCGCCCGGCGTCATGGGCATGAGCGACGGCAACGAGGCGACCAATCCGAACACCGCCCAGGTCTGGGCCGAACATTCGCTGTGGCCCCAGGATCCGGGCTTCAACACCGCGCGCGCCGGCGGCGTCACCACGATGCACATCCTCCCCGGTTCGGCGAACCTGTTCGGCGGACGCGGCGTGACGGTGCGCAATGTGCCGTCGGTGACCATGCAGGGCATGAAGTTCCCGAACGCCCCCTATACGGTCAAGATGGCCTGCGGCGAGAACCCCAGCCGCGTCTACGGCGGCCGCAACCAGAGCCCGGCCACCGGCATGGGCAATATGGCCGGCTATCGTGCGGCCTTCATCGCCGCCCAGGACTATCGCGAGAAGTGGGATAAGTGGCGGCGCACCGGCGAGGGAACTCCGCCGACCCGCAACCTGCAGAACGAAACCCTCGCCGGCGTTCTGGACGGCTCCATCCTGGTGCAGAACCACTGTTATCGCGCCGACGAGATGGCGCTGATGCTGGATCTGGGCCGCGAGTTCGACTTCAAGATCACCGCCTTCCACCACGCCATCGAGGCCTACAAGCTGGCCCCCCGCCTGGCGCGCGAAGGCGTCTGCGCGGCGATGTGGACCGGCTGGTGGGGCTTCAAGATGGAGGCCCTGGACGGCATCGAGGAGAACGCCGCCCTGGTCGACGTTCCGCAGAACTCTTGCGCGGTCATCCACTCCGATGACGCCGAACTGATCCAGCGCCTGAACCAGGAGGCCGCCGCCGCCCTGTCGGCCGGCCGCCGCGCGGGCATGAACATCAGCGAGGAACACGCCATCCGCTGGATCACGCTGAACGCCGCCCGCGCCCTGGGCATCGCCGACGAAACCGGCTCGCTGGAGGCCGGCAAGCGCGCCGACGTGGTGATCTGGAGCGCCGATCCCTTCTCGATCTACGCCAGAGCCGATCAGGTCTTCATCGACGGCGCCCTGTCGTTCGACCGCTCCAATCCGGCCTATCAGCCCGTCTCGGACTTCGAGCTGGGCCAGCCCGGATACGGCCTGTCGGCCGCCAACGTTCGCGAAGGAGCCCGCTGA
- a CDS encoding amidohydrolase family protein has translation MRLNALIASAALALALAAPAVAQDTVAITGGRILTGTSVIENGTVVIANGRIASVGTGAAPAGARIIDARGKVVAPGFVAVDSGLGGSEVSSVQGSNDLSNSANTLSAAFDLSYGLDPWSFTLPVARLGGVTRAVVTPRHGGSSGGHSHDDSDFAGAGHGGYQSPGLFAGQAAVIHLGQGQDILVRPRVAMVAPFGEAGARIAGGGRGAEFVLFKETMAEVRLYARNKAAYDRAALRDLSLSRADLEALIPVAEGRMPLIVTVHRASDIRQVLRLAREEGVKVILDGAEEGWLVANEIAAAGVPVLLHPNSNLPGNFQTRASRMENAAALNAAGVVIAIKANEGAVHRARETRYNAGNAVSHGLPFEAAIAAITVNPARIFGFEGQFGELRAGAAGDVVVWSGDPLEPLSQPSAVFVNGVEQPMQARNLMLRDRYKDGGEGAMPPAYSAR, from the coding sequence ATGCGCCTCAACGCCCTCATCGCCTCCGCCGCGCTGGCGCTTGCCTTGGCCGCCCCTGCCGTCGCCCAGGACACCGTCGCCATCACCGGCGGCCGGATCCTGACCGGCACGTCCGTGATCGAGAACGGCACGGTGGTGATCGCCAACGGCCGCATCGCCTCGGTCGGGACCGGCGCGGCCCCGGCCGGCGCGCGGATCATCGACGCGCGCGGCAAGGTCGTGGCCCCCGGCTTCGTCGCCGTGGATTCGGGCCTGGGCGGATCGGAGGTGTCCTCGGTTCAGGGCTCCAACGACCTGTCCAATAGCGCCAATACGCTGAGCGCAGCCTTCGACCTGTCCTATGGGCTGGACCCCTGGTCCTTCACCCTGCCGGTGGCGCGCCTGGGCGGGGTGACCCGCGCGGTGGTGACGCCGCGCCACGGGGGCTCGTCGGGCGGCCACAGCCATGATGATTCCGACTTCGCCGGCGCCGGTCACGGCGGCTATCAGTCGCCCGGTCTGTTCGCGGGCCAGGCGGCGGTGATCCATCTGGGTCAGGGCCAGGACATCCTGGTGCGCCCGCGCGTGGCCATGGTCGCGCCGTTCGGCGAGGCCGGAGCGCGCATCGCCGGCGGCGGTCGTGGAGCCGAATTCGTCCTGTTCAAGGAGACGATGGCCGAGGTCCGCCTCTACGCCCGCAACAAGGCCGCCTATGACCGCGCGGCGCTGCGCGACCTCAGCCTCTCGCGCGCCGATCTGGAGGCCCTGATCCCGGTGGCCGAGGGGCGCATGCCGCTGATCGTCACCGTGCACCGCGCCTCCGACATCCGTCAGGTCCTGCGCCTGGCGCGCGAGGAGGGGGTCAAGGTGATCCTGGACGGCGCCGAGGAAGGCTGGCTGGTCGCCAATGAGATCGCGGCGGCCGGCGTGCCGGTGCTGCTGCACCCCAACTCCAACCTGCCCGGCAACTTCCAGACCCGCGCCTCGCGGATGGAGAACGCCGCGGCCCTGAACGCGGCCGGGGTGGTCATCGCCATCAAGGCCAACGAGGGCGCGGTGCACAGGGCGCGCGAGACCCGGTACAACGCCGGCAACGCCGTGTCCCACGGCCTGCCGTTCGAGGCGGCGATCGCGGCGATCACGGTCAACCCGGCGCGCATCTTCGGCTTCGAGGGCCAGTTCGGCGAGCTGCGCGCGGGCGCGGCCGGCGATGTGGTGGTCTGGTCCGGCGATCCGCTGGAGCCGCTGAGCCAGCCGTCGGCGGTCTTCGTCAACGGCGTGGAGCAGCCGATGCAGGCCCGCAACCTGATGCTGCGCGACCGCTACAAGGACGGCGGCGAAGGGGCGATGCCCCCGGCCTATTCGGCGCGCTGA
- a CDS encoding LON peptidase substrate-binding domain-containing protein, with the protein MAQSYVRAADLPQVIPVFPLPGAILFARGQLPLNIFEPRYLNMVDDAMAGDRLIGMIQPAGGPPNLPRLSHVGCVGRITSFAETSDGRYLITLTGVSRFRMAGELPSQAPYRTARVAFAPYEADLKPPVIDDYDFDREGFLGALKAYLERRGLDIDWETAEAAPPEALINSLAMALPFDPPEKQALLEAPELPERGAALTALMRIDAAGAGDGEDEPSSLQ; encoded by the coding sequence ATGGCGCAGAGCTATGTAAGGGCCGCCGACCTGCCGCAGGTCATTCCGGTGTTCCCCCTGCCCGGCGCCATCCTGTTCGCGCGTGGCCAGCTGCCGCTGAACATCTTCGAGCCTCGCTATCTGAACATGGTGGACGACGCCATGGCGGGCGACCGGTTGATCGGCATGATCCAGCCTGCCGGAGGCCCGCCCAATCTGCCGCGCCTATCGCACGTCGGCTGCGTCGGGCGCATCACCAGCTTCGCCGAGACCTCGGACGGCCGCTATCTGATCACCCTGACGGGGGTCAGCCGGTTCCGCATGGCCGGCGAACTGCCCAGCCAGGCGCCCTATCGCACCGCGCGGGTGGCCTTCGCCCCCTATGAGGCGGACCTGAAGCCGCCGGTGATCGACGACTACGACTTCGACCGCGAGGGCTTCCTCGGCGCGCTCAAGGCCTATCTGGAGCGGCGCGGCCTGGACATCGACTGGGAGACCGCTGAAGCGGCGCCGCCCGAGGCCCTGATCAACAGCCTGGCCATGGCCCTGCCGTTCGATCCGCCCGAGAAGCAGGCGCTGCTCGAGGCGCCGGAACTGCCGGAGCGCGGGGCGGCCCTGACGGCCCTGATGCGCATCGACGCCGCGGGGGCCGGAGACGGCGAGGACGAGCCCTCGTCGCTCCAATAA
- the trxA gene encoding thioredoxin: protein MTLADPHAPNPMADDLIKEGTDASFMADVVEASKIQPVIVDFWATWCGPCRTLGPMLEKAVRAAGGAVKMVKIDVDANPAYAGQLRVQSIPTVYAFKDGQPVDGFQGAVPESQIKAFIDKLTGGKSGNSDVEQLLSLGEESLSLNDLGGAAQAFAQVLTLESDNQKAIAGMARVYLADGDPEQARQTIAMAPADSREPAVQSVRAQLALASAPAGVSSDLEARVKADPNDHQARFDLAQAQAASGDLKGAVDHLLTIVKADREWNDQAARKQLLTVFEAAGATSDVAKDGRRRLSSLLFS from the coding sequence ATGACCCTCGCCGACCCGCACGCCCCCAACCCCATGGCCGATGACCTGATCAAGGAGGGCACGGACGCCAGCTTCATGGCCGACGTGGTCGAGGCGTCCAAGATCCAGCCGGTGATCGTGGACTTCTGGGCGACCTGGTGCGGGCCGTGCCGGACGCTGGGGCCGATGCTGGAGAAGGCCGTGCGCGCCGCAGGCGGCGCGGTGAAGATGGTCAAGATCGATGTGGACGCCAACCCGGCCTATGCGGGCCAGCTGCGGGTCCAGTCCATCCCCACCGTCTACGCCTTCAAGGACGGCCAGCCCGTCGACGGCTTTCAGGGCGCCGTGCCCGAGAGCCAGATCAAGGCCTTCATCGACAAGCTGACCGGCGGCAAGTCCGGGAACAGCGACGTCGAACAGCTGCTGTCGCTCGGCGAGGAATCCCTATCTCTGAACGACCTGGGCGGCGCGGCGCAGGCCTTCGCCCAGGTGCTGACGCTGGAGAGCGACAATCAGAAGGCCATCGCCGGCATGGCGCGGGTCTATCTGGCCGACGGCGACCCTGAACAGGCGCGCCAGACCATCGCCATGGCCCCCGCCGACAGCCGCGAACCGGCGGTGCAGAGCGTGCGCGCCCAACTGGCCCTGGCCTCGGCGCCGGCCGGCGTCTCGTCGGATCTGGAGGCGCGGGTCAAGGCCGATCCGAACGACCATCAGGCTCGCTTCGACCTGGCTCAGGCCCAGGCGGCCTCGGGCGATCTGAAGGGGGCGGTCGATCACCTGCTGACCATCGTCAAGGCCGACCGCGAGTGGAACGATCAGGCGGCGCGCAAGCAACTGCTGACGGTGTTCGAGGCTGCCGGTGCGACCTCGGACGTCGCCAAGGACGGGCGACGCCGCCTGTCCTCGCTTCTGTTCTCCTAG
- a CDS encoding GNAT family N-acetyltransferase, whose amino-acid sequence MTPVGADREPSTLWIGALLADDLPAALALQAAAYPAFLLEDRHAFASRLSISASYCLAAKRGDELLGYLLAHGWPRGSPPAVGMILPAHAACEVLYIHDLAISPAGRSAGIGRQLVSRALEQSGRDGLQIAELIAVQGASSYWRGLGFDEATPPPAAVQKIASYGEDARWMTRRIASAAQGE is encoded by the coding sequence ATGACGCCCGTCGGCGCAGATCGTGAGCCTTCGACGCTCTGGATCGGGGCGTTGCTGGCCGACGATCTGCCAGCGGCGCTCGCGCTGCAGGCCGCCGCCTATCCGGCGTTTCTGCTCGAAGACCGACACGCCTTCGCCAGTCGATTGAGCATCTCGGCCTCGTATTGCCTCGCGGCCAAGCGCGGAGACGAGTTGCTGGGCTATCTGCTGGCGCATGGATGGCCCAGGGGCTCGCCACCGGCCGTGGGCATGATCTTGCCCGCCCACGCCGCCTGCGAGGTTCTCTACATCCACGATCTCGCGATCTCGCCTGCTGGACGCAGCGCCGGGATCGGCCGACAACTCGTCTCCCGGGCGTTGGAACAGTCCGGACGCGACGGACTTCAAATCGCCGAGCTGATCGCCGTTCAAGGCGCCTCCAGCTATTGGCGTGGTCTGGGCTTTGACGAAGCGACGCCGCCGCCTGCCGCGGTTCAAAAGATCGCGAGCTACGGAGAGGATGCGCGCTGGATGACGCGTCGCATAGCATCCGCAGCCCAGGGCGAATGA